CGAATATTCCGGCAACGCGTTCTACGGTGCAGAATTCGACCTCGGCAGAGGGGGCGGCATCTGGCAAGTAAGAATCCATCGCAAGTCTCTCAGCCACGAAGAGTTCACGTCGAATATCATCAGCTTCACTCTGCTCAAGCTGCAATTCTGGATGGACCACTGAGGTGATCTCGGCGAAAATTATCCGGGCGCTCGAGACTTCTCGGAAGCTGCAATCTAATTGGGTTGCATATGCTTGTGCGGCGTTATGCTGTTCATCCTGCCAGTGAACCCTTGAGGAGAGCCACTGCTCAAGGTAAAAGGCTCCGGGAATCAGTCCTCTGCGGCGTCCTTCGGAGAGATACATGCCGGTCATCAGCGTCTTACCAGTTCCGGGCTCGTCCGCCGACAGGAAACGCAGACGCGACTGGGAGTGCATCACCCTGAACACCACTGCGCTTCACCTGCGGCCAGGACGAATGCCTCATCAAGGTAGTGCGGGTGGCCTGCTACGTCAGCTTCGAGGAGACGCCCGACACCGAGGGTGTCAGTGAACGTCAATCCGGGCTCTTCCACGAGAAGTAGTTGGCCAACATCCGCCGCATCCACGGCCCCGAGAAGGGAGCCATCGAAGTTCTGGCCATCGGGATCGAACGCGTCGAGCAGTAACCGACGCCGCGTTGGGGAGCCTCTGCCGACCGGTGGGGGCTTCTTCCCGCTATAGATACCATTCCACGGATGACTTCCCTGCACAGCAAAGGCCCTGCGCCGTAGCCTGAGGTTGTCGAGACGCTCAGGAAGGTGCAGGGCCTATGAACGACGGTACCAACGATGCCCTCGGACCAGCACTCACTATTGGGCAGAGGATCCGAATCAAGCGCGAACAGCGCGGCATGACCAGGGAAGTCCTAGCCGGCCTGGTGGGCAAATCCGCCAGCTGGCTCAAGGCCGTTGAATCCGGCCGACTTCAGCAGAACCCGCGACTGCCGATCATCCTCCAGCTCGCAGAGGCGCTCCGCGTCCGAGACCTGGCGGAGTTGACTGGCGACCAATCCATGCCGGTCCGCATGTTCACCGGCCCTGGGCATCCCGCGCTCGAAGACGTACGGGCCGCGATCAACTTTGCCCCGCTGCTGCCGACCGGCATTGTGCAGCCACTCACCACGTTGCGCGCCCGATTGGATGCCGCCTGGCGGATCCGGCACTCCTCGCCCGATCATCGGACCGCCCTTGGTCAGCTCCTGCCGGCTCTTCTGCGTGACGTTCAGCTCGCTGCGGCGATGTACCGCGACGCCGACCGGCGACGAGCGCTTGCCCTGCTCGCCGAGACGTACGGCCTCACACAGATGTTCCTCGCCTACCAGCCCGCCCAGGATCTGCTCTGGCGAGTGGCCGACCGGGCGCTGATGGCCGCGCAGGAGTCGGAAGACCCGCTGGCACTCACCTGCGCCGTATGGTTCCTGGTCGCTGCCCACCGCGACACCGGCAACTTCGAGGCGGCTCAGGGCATCAACCAGCAGGGCATGGCCGCCGTCGAGCCGGCCATGACCGATCCGAGTGTCGACCTTCAGGCCATGTGGGGTGCGCTCTGCTTCGAGCTGGCGTTCACCTCGGCGCGGCTCGGTGAGACCGGGGACGCGTGGCTGCATTGGGAGGAGGCGGCCCGAGTTGCCGAGCGGCTCCCGGCCGCCTACTACCAGCCCTGGACGTCGTTCTCTCGGGTCATCATGGGGGCGCACGCGGTGACGGTGGCCGTCGAGCTCCACCAGGGCGGCGAGTCCGCACGGCAGGCTGACAGTGCGCTGTCCGCGCCGATCCCATCACGCCCTCGCCGGGGCCGTCACCTCATCGAGGTCGCTCGTGCCCATCAGCTCCAGCGTGACCATGCGGCCGTGCTCGGCACGCTGGAGCTTGCCCAGCAGACCGCGCCGGAGACGATCCGGTACAACGGCTACGCCAGGCGGATGACCTTGGAACTCACCGAGGGCCCGGCGTATCTGCGACCACAGGCGCGCGAGCTTGCCGACCGGATCGGCCTTCTGGTCTGACCTAAACACGGGGGCACAAACTGTGTCCCTCGCCATCGCCGGGGCGATCTAGCTTGGCAGTCATGACCCCTGACCAGGCAATAAACCGCATGAGAGTTGCACTACAAGGGTTGGATATTCCGACGTTGGACACCGACGTCATGGTGATGCGCAGCGGCTATCCGACGCTCAGCCTCGCTCAAGGCATCCTCGTGTGGTGCGGTCCCGAGCGGTTCCGCTGGGCTGGCGAAACCGGTCTGTGGGCCTGGCATGCCGTCTGTGATCCCGAGGGCGCGGCCGTACGCCTGGCCGTCCAGCTCGACAAGGATCCGGTGTTGCAACTGCGCCGCGCCTTCCCTCGGTGGACGATCCTGCGGTTCGCCGGCACCGACCGGTTCTGTGCGGCTCCCGCGACTGTGGACCTGCTGGGCGCCCCGGCGGTGGAGGCGGGGACGCCGGACGGTCTGGCAGCGCTCCTGCGGGTAGTCGAGACGCCATCATGATCGACGGACAGCGCGTGGATCCTCTGTGCCTCCACTGCGGCCAAGGCTTGCTTGTCATACCGCGGGTCGACCACACCCTGTACGAGGCATTGGGCCACGGATCGGCTGAACAGCGGCGCCGGTGCACACGATCAGCGTCCGGCCGACATGAGCCCCGGCCCCGCCAGCCGACGGCCGTTGGCAGGCACACGGTCGGATTCCACTAGACAGCCCGGCTGTCGTGTCTCCGGGGGCGCGACGGCCGGGTGCAGGACCCCAGGAGCAGAGCGCGCGCAGGCGCCGAGGTCTTGGGTTGGCCTCCGTGTTGAACAGCGGCACACGAGGCAAGTGGTTCCCGCCCTCGTCGGAGGGGTCGGGGGCGGGACCGCGCTCACAGACGTCCGACAGTGAGATTCCCACGTCTCCTGTCGGATGGCGGCCTCTGACCGCGCCCCCGGGCAGAGGCCGCCCAACGCCCTGGTCCTGGTTCCCCTCGCCGGAACCGAGACCAGGGCGATCAGCTGGCAGCCAGCCGCTCCGCCTCAGTGTGCAGGGCCTCGATCAGGACCAGCTTCAGGCGGAGATCCTCGTCAATGAGGGCGTCTAGAACTTCCATCTGGCCCATCTGTCACAGAACACCTCATATGCACCAATAGTTCACTTCCATACCGAGCGAGGTCCCGGACAGCAGAGAGCCCCAGCCCGGGACAGGACACCGTTGACGAATCCGTCCTGCTGCATCAAGCGGCGGCGGCGATGGGATTCTCAATTCTCCGGACGCTGGATTTCGCGTCAAGGAAACCTTGACATACATCCTTGGTCGGGCTTCCCTCGACGCATGAGTGATACCACCCAGGAACCCCGAAGCTCCGGTGAGCGGTCGAGTAAGTACCGATCGGCGGCGTACTCCCAGGTCAGCCTTGCTCGCCTGGGCGTATCGGAGCACGCCCGCGATTTAGCCGACGCAGCCCGCGGCCTGGTGCCCACCACCTGCGACGCCCACGCCGGCGACGGCGAGTTCGTCAAAGACGCCGCTCACCTGGTCGAGGTGGCCCGCCTCCTGCTGGAGTCCGCCGTGGTCTATGAGCGCATCAAGGGCACCAGCTGGGAGCAGATCGGCACCGCACTGGACAGGGTCAGCCGCCAGGCCGCCCACGAACGCTATGCCCGCGCCGAGAAGGAATTTCAGCTGCGGGTCCTGCACGCCTGGTTGCTGCCCGAGCACGCCGGCGAGCTGTTTACCACCGCCGACCGTCTCGCCAGGTTCGTTGCCGGGCTGAGCACCTGGGTGAGCGCCCACCGCGAGCTCGACGAGATCGACCACGGAGACCAGCCGATCACCGCCGGCCTGCAGTCCATGAGCACCGCCGAGCGCTCCGCCCTGATCACCCAGGCTGCATCCCTGCTCAACACGATGGAGACCCGTTCCGCCGCCGACGACCGGCAGCGACACGAACTGAAGGTCGGCCTGTGCCGCCGCGAGATCGAGCTGTATGAGGACCTGAACGTCCAGTCCTCCGACGACGCCGACGTACTCGCTGCCCTGTCCGAAGCCCGCACCCGCCTGGCCGAACTCCAGGCCGACGAAACTGCCACGATCTCGATACGCCACGAGATCGGAAGGAACAGATGATGACGTGCTCCACTCGCAAGATCGAAGGCACGGTCCTGCGCCGAGGTTGAGGGGTGGGTGAGCAGCCGTTGCTGCTCACCCACACCCACCCCCTCCACCTCGAATTCGCCAACAGTGTCCCGGGACACGTGGGGGCTCTTTGTCGTTCGCGCTATCCGATGGCAGAGTTGCGACGAGGGACCTCGACATCGTCGGGGAGATCGATGGCATCCATCTTCAACCCAACGAACTGAACCAGCATGGCCAGGCAGTGCAAGATGCTCGCCATGGACCAGACGGTGAAAAGTCCGCTCACGGTGCCCGTGACAGCTAGTACAGCCACGTTCGTGTCCTTGGACATGGCAGAGAGAACCACCAGACCAAGCATTCCGAACACCCCGATCACTCCCGTGAACAGGAACGGCGCTAGGTAGTGCACAGGATCCCGATTGATCGCGCGAAGTTTGCGAAGGAACGGCTGATCCATGAACGCCGCCTGGACAGCCACGCCAGCGAGAACGGCGCCGAGGATCACGCCGACCAGGCCGGCGGCGACGGGCACCGTCCTTAGAAGCGCCTCCGGCTCGACCAGAGCCATGGAGACAGCCGCTCCTCCTGCAAGGACTCCCAGCGCGAAGTCGAGTTGGAGAACCTCGCTCAGCTTGAAGTCCAGCGCTTGCCATAGATGTTGGAGCACGCCCTTGGCCATCTACTGATCGCCGCCTTTATGGGGTGATATCGCCGCGCATGGTGCGATAGTCGACGTTGTCAATTTACCCTTCGCTGGCCTGTTCGTACCCTGCAGCTGGTGGTTTGGCTGCGACGTACTCGCGGAGCGCGCCGAGAACAATCTGCATCCCGTGCATCAGATCGCGACCGAAATCATCGATCTGCTTCTGGTCAGCTTGCTCCTTGCTTTTGAACAAGGCCTCGGCTACGCCGTGTTGTCCGCGAGCGGAAAGCTCAAGCTCAAGGTCACCTGTCTCGGTGCCGTTCAGCTTGCTCCGAAACTCCTCGGATTCGGTGTTCAACACGCCGTTGCGAGCAGCGGCGAACTCTTCCGTCTTACGACGGGCAGCAAGAGCCCGCATCTCCTGACGGTCGGCGTCGATGTCCCGGCCGGGGTTGGAGAACTTCACGGTCCTGCGCATCTTGTGAACCAAGGGGTTGTTGTGCAGCCATGCATCGACGCTCGAGCGGGATGTGATCAGATCCACATCCCACTCTGTGGGCATGTGCCCCTGGATGACGACGGCTTGGTTGAGGATCTCCTGGAGCCCCTTTGTGAAGCCGGCCTGCTGGAGACGAGCTGCTGTCGCGAAGGCAACCCAGCGCTGGGAGTCGCGAAGATCAACCGCGAACGGAACGACTGTTTCCTCTGAGGCGGTGTCGGAGACTTCGGTATCGCCCTTGATCCACGACCATTCCGTGGGGTTAAACTCACGCCGCTCCGCCGGCTCAGAGAAGCCCAGCGTGCCTATCATGAAGTCCCTACCAGCCTGGATGTCCATGTCGGCGGCGAACCATGTCTTAGCGGTCGAAGCGTCGGTGGCCGGCTCAGTGAACGCGGTGCGACGGCTTCGTGCCAGCTCGGCCATATCTTCAGCGAAGCTTCGCATCGCGAGCGTGTCCTGATTTGGGCGCCGACGGTTGATCCGCGCGAAGACGACCTTGCGTTGTCTTAGAGCCATGTCCGCACATCCCTTGGCGTTTGGTGCTTCACGATGGCTCAACATCATCGCCTCCCACCGAAGATCAACAGCGCGGATGTGTAGCAGTGTGAGCGAACAGTGACACTTGATTGCAGATACGGCCCTACCGCTCCATTCCTTCCTTCCTGCGGCTCTCAGCAGAGGCCTGCCGTAGTTCCTCTAGACGATTGAGTCCAAGGGATCGCCTGCGAAAATAGGGCGAGGGCGTTCAAGATCCGTTTGTGACGACAGAACTGAACACCCTCGCAACCGCACTCTATGTCAAGATCGACGACGCGGTGAAGGCATCGCCGGACCTGCTGCCATGGCGGCCGAAAACGGGGATCGCACCCGCCCTCAGCGACGCCGAACTCGTGACACTGGCGGTGATGTCGGCTCTGCTGGGCTTCACCTCCGAGCGGCGCTGGGTGCGCTATGCCCACACCGAACTGAGGGACATGTTTCCTTACCTGCCCGGGCAGTCCGGGTACGGAAAGCGGCTACGCAAAGCGTCCGGCCTGGTCCTGCACATGATCAGGATGCTGGCCGCCGACACCTCGCTGTGGAGCGACGACGTGTGGCTGGTCGACTCCACGCCGGTGGAGTGCGGCCGATCCCGGGAGACGGCCAAGCGCAGCGATCTGGCCGGGTGGGCGCAGTACGGCTACTGCGCGTCCCACTCGCGGTACTTCTGGGGATTGCGGCTGCACCTGTTGTGCACCCTGGGCGGGCTGCCGATGGCGTTCGCGCTCACCGGCGCCAAGGCCGACGAGCGCGAGACCCTGCTCGGGATGCTGGATTCGGCACCCGAGATGGTGGCCGCCCGTCCCGGTCAGACGATCATCGCGGACAAGAACTACTACGGCCGCGCCTTCGAGCAGGCCCTCACCGAGCGTGACCTGAGGCTGCTGCGCCCAGCCCGCAAGGGTGAGCCCGAGCGGGCCGGAGCACGCTTGTTCAAGCCGTTGCGGCAGACCATCGAGTCGATCAACCAGACCTTCAAGGGCCAGCTCGACCTGGAACGACACGGTGCCCGTACTCCTGCTGGCGTCATCATCCGCGTACTGACACGGATCCTGGCACTGACCGCCGCAATCTGGCACAACGACAAGACTGGACAACCGATCAAGCGATCCCTGATCGCCTACGACCACTAACTGTGACCGAAGCCCTTGGACTCAATCATCTAGGCGTGGAGCGAGGGCGTCCATGATGCGAGCGTGCAGCCACTCCGGCGGCTCGTCGGCTGGCGGTTCATCCGGGAGGTCTGTGGTCATGCTGCCCATGCTCACCTCGGCCGGTGATCGCCCGCAGGGTTTCCAGCTACTGCCCGCCTCGTAGGCCGGGCGGTAGCGCGCCGGAGGATGGCGCAAGATCCCGTCCGCACGCCAGGACCACACCCGGTTGGGCGGAACCGAATCGGACTTGGATGCGAGCCAGCGACAAGCCGGAAACCTCGCTGTCCCGAAGGACAAGGGTGCGGCTGACGGCCGAATCGCGAAGCTTCCAGGTATGCGAAAGGCCGCCCTACCAGATCCAGCAGAGCGGCCTTCGTCGTGCGTGAACTAATTACGGACGATTGACCACACCCCATCAGCCTTGATCGATGCATACCGTGCACCAGGGGGCAGTGCGACGCTGCCGTTGTAGGCGCCGACCTGGCAATCCCCTCGAACCGTAGAGACTTCTGTTGTGGTGATCTCTCGCTTTAGGATCTTGCTAGTGCGCTGCGCGCCCTCGCTGGGGCAGGCCCTGGCCTGCCCGCACTCCTGCCGCCCGGGGCCGTAGAGGTCTCCGGGGTCAAGGGCGGCCGAAGGCCGTCGCGCAGCGATCGCGTCAGCGACCCTTGAGGCCGGAGCAGGCGGCCCCGGACACTGCGCGGCGCATCCCCCGGCCCGCACGAGGTATTCGATCAGGAGAACGTGGCGGCTCATGCCGCCTCCTTCCGGTCGTGCCGCGCAGCGGCCCTGCGTTTCCTCTTGTCCTCCTTCTTCTGCCGTGCCGCGGCCCGCAACCGCCGCTGAACCGACGGATCCAGCCGCTCGAACTCCACCGGCGAAAACATCGCGTTCGTCGAGTGCAGCCGCATCGTGTTGAAGTCGTCGATCCAGGCGGCGATCGCACGACGAGCCTGCTCACGGGTGGCGAACGGCTCGCGGCGCAGTAACTCGAACTCCACACTGGAAAAGAACGACTCGGCCGCGGCGTTGTCCAGCGCCGAACCAACCCGCCCCATCGACTGGACGATGCCCATCCGCTCACAGGCCTGCCGGAAGTCGGCCGCGGTGTACTCCGACCCTTGATCACTGTGAAACTTCACGCCCGCGACATCGCCGCCCCGCAGTGCGACCGCCATCTGCAGCGACGCGGTGGCCAGCGCGGCTCCCTTATGCGCGCTCATCGCGAACCCGAGCACCCGGCGGGAGAACAAGTCCTCGGTGGCCGCCAGATACAGCACGCCTTCAGCGGTGGGGATCTCAGTGCCGTCCCCGCACCAGGCCACGTCCGGCCCGGGGGCGGTGAAGTCCCGCCGCAGATGGTCATCGGCCCGCCACCGGCCCCGGCCCAGCCGGGTGGTGTTCTTGCGCTTGTTCCTGGGCCGGGCCACCAACGCACGTTCAGCCATGATCGCGGCCACGGTGTTCTCGCTCACCCGCCAGCCCAGCCGGCGCAGCCGGGCGGTGATCCGTGGTGATCCCTCAGCGCCTTTGCGCTGGTGAAACAGCGAGACGATGGCCTCGGTCAGCCGTATTCGGCGGCGTTCACGCTCACTCGGGCCCTCGCGCCCCCGCCGCGACCACTTATAAAACCAGGACTGCGACACCTCCAGCGCCCGGCACGCAACCGCGTGCGCAACGCCGTGCTCGGCCCTCTGAGCGGCGATGAAGCCGGCCATGCTCACCTGCCCATCGCGTCCTTGACCCAGAGGGCCACCGAGCGCTTGAGCACATCACGCTCCATCGCCAGCTCCGCGACCTCCCGGCGCAGCCGGACCAACTCGGCCCGCTCGTCCTCGCCCAGGCCGCCGTTGCCGGCCCGGCGCCGCTGCCGGGCCATGTTCACCCAGTTGGCCAACGTACCCGCGTTGACGCCCAACTCCCGGGCCACCCGCACGATCGGCCTGCCCGTCTCCTCCACGATCCGGACCGCACCGTCCCGGAAGTCCTGCTCGAACCTTCGCCGTGTCTCTGTCATCGCCGTCCCCCTTAAGGCGATATCTCTACGTTACGAGGGGAAGCCCAGACCTTGTTCGCCACCAGGTCATGGGTTCGACCGTTTGCGTCCAGCGTCCAGACAGAGAAGTAGCCCTCACCGCTGTGGCGGATCTTCAACCGGTGTAGGCCGCGGCTGGTGCTGCTCAGCCGGATGACGTCGTCTCCTGTGCCTCGGGTGGTGATTGACCAGGCGCGCGATTTAGTGAGGGGGAGGACTTCCAGGGACCATGCGCCGTCAGCTTTGATGCTGAACGCGGCGGTCTTGTTGGAACTGCTGGTGTTGAACGCTGCGGTCCCTTTGTAGGCGCCGACCTGGTTTGCGAGGAGGTCGTTTTCTTTGCCTGCTGGGTTGAGTGTCCACACGGAGAAGTAGCCCTCCCCCTCGTGGGTGATCTTGACGATGCCTGGGGCGGTGGTGGCCCGGATGCGGATCAGGTCGTCTCCTTCGCCCTCGTAGTGAGTACCTGCTGTGGTCGAAGGCGTTGCGGCGTTAGCCGGCGGGGCGATGAGCATGGCTGACGCCAGCGCAGCAAGTGCGGCGAGTATGCGAAGGGGGCGCATGATGTGGCTCCAGGGCAGGGAGATGGTCTGGGAGAGAAGACGCGTGAGATGTGTGCCAGGTGCACATGCGGGGCTGGTGTGCTGGGATCGTCGTTCATGATCTTGCCGAGCGTTGTCTCGAACGCCTCGGCCTGTTGCGGAGTCGGTTCCTTCGACACTCGCAATGAGGTTGACGTTTCGCCCGTCGCAGGACGGGTTGGGGCTATCAGCCTCCTGCTTGGCCTCGTTGATGCCCTGGAGGAGGGTGTTGCCGCCCTGGGCGCCTCAGCGTGGTGATGGGTTCCAGGGGTCAGGCGGCCAGGTCGTACAGGAGGCGCCGACGCTCGCGCTCGGTCAGCCCGCCCCACACGCCGCACGGCTCGCCGCGCTGCAGCGCGTACTCAAGGCACTCGGCACGCACCTCGCATCTGCGGCAGATCCGCTTCGCTGCTTTCGGGGAGCAGCCCTGCTCGGGGAAGAACGTCTCCGGATGGACCTCGCCGCACCGGGCGAAGTCCCGCCAGGTGGACGTGTCGTCGGTCACGTCGTCGTACTGACGCTCTGGCCAAGCTCGTACGGTCACGGCTTCTCCTACCGATCAAGAACCGAGGGTCGGCAAGGTGGCGAAGGCGATCACAATCGCGACCGCTCCCCCGCCTAGTAGTACTTCGTTAAGTTACGAAGTGTTATGGGGCGCGTACATTTGATGGCATACGTGGCAAGCGCCGGTCCAGGTGGCGAGTAAAGCCTGGAGTTCGCCGAGAACCTCATACAAGGTCAGGCCGGCGCAGGGACTTTTGGGTCTAGCCGTAGTTCGGTACAGAATACCTGCGCTAATGCGGCCAGGGTGACGTGGCGGTGCCAGCCGAAGAAGCTCCGCCCCTCAAAATGCTTGAGGCCAAGACCGGTATTGAGCTCCCGGTAGTCATGCTCGATCCGCCAGCGGATCTTGGCGAGCCGGACGAGTTCGCGCAGCGGAGTCTCGGCGGGGAGATTGGTGATCCAGTAATCGGTGGGTTCGGATTCGCCTGCCGGCCATTCCACCAGCAGCAAACGCGCAGGCAGGCTGCCGTCGGGGTTGCGGGGGATGTCTTTGTTGGCCAAGAGAACCGGTAGAGCCATGAAGCGTGATCGCATTTTCGCGCCCGGATTACCGCTGGTCTTCCTTGTGCCTTGCCGCCAGGTCACCCGCCGCAGATTCGCCCGCCCTGCCGCCAATGCGAGATTGCGCAGATTCGATGGCTTGCCTGGATAGCGTGGTCTCGGCGGGCGCCCCTTGCCGCTGTACTCCGGCAGTTCAGGCACCGCATCTCCGGGATAGGCCGACAGATCATCGGAGACGGCCGCCACGTAAGACAGGCCGCGGTCCTCCAGTCCCAGCCGGAAAGCGGTGCAATCGCCATAACCGGAGTCAAAGACCACCGGAAGATCGGTGCCGACTCCCCACTCGTCGTACATCTGGTCGATCATGTTTAACGCCAGTCGCCACTTCTCCTGGTGACCGACGTCCTGAGGGATCTTGCACCGGTCGCGGCGCTTGTGGACCGTTTCCGCCTGAACCGGATCCTCGATCTTGGCCGGGTCCCACGACTCGGGGATGAACAGCCGCCAATTGACCGCGGACGAGGCATGGTCGGTGACCAGATGTGCGCTGACGCCGATCTGGCAGTTTCCGGTCTTGCCCAGGGCTTGTTCGTGAATAACTGT
Above is a genomic segment from Streptosporangium album containing:
- a CDS encoding helix-turn-helix domain-containing protein gives rise to the protein MNDGTNDALGPALTIGQRIRIKREQRGMTREVLAGLVGKSASWLKAVESGRLQQNPRLPIILQLAEALRVRDLAELTGDQSMPVRMFTGPGHPALEDVRAAINFAPLLPTGIVQPLTTLRARLDAAWRIRHSSPDHRTALGQLLPALLRDVQLAAAMYRDADRRRALALLAETYGLTQMFLAYQPAQDLLWRVADRALMAAQESEDPLALTCAVWFLVAAHRDTGNFEAAQGINQQGMAAVEPAMTDPSVDLQAMWGALCFELAFTSARLGETGDAWLHWEEAARVAERLPAAYYQPWTSFSRVIMGAHAVTVAVELHQGGESARQADSALSAPIPSRPRRGRHLIEVARAHQLQRDHAAVLGTLELAQQTAPETIRYNGYARRMTLELTEGPAYLRPQARELADRIGLLV
- a CDS encoding IS3 family transposase, producing MAGFIAAQRAEHGVAHAVACRALEVSQSWFYKWSRRGREGPSERERRRIRLTEAIVSLFHQRKGAEGSPRITARLRRLGWRVSENTVAAIMAERALVARPRNKRKNTTRLGRGRWRADDHLRRDFTAPGPDVAWCGDGTEIPTAEGVLYLAATEDLFSRRVLGFAMSAHKGAALATASLQMAVALRGGDVAGVKFHSDQGSEYTAADFRQACERMGIVQSMGRVGSALDNAAAESFFSSVEFELLRREPFATREQARRAIAAWIDDFNTMRLHSTNAMFSPVEFERLDPSVQRRLRAAARQKKEDKRKRRAAARHDRKEAA
- a CDS encoding transposase; protein product: MTETRRRFEQDFRDGAVRIVEETGRPIVRVARELGVNAGTLANWVNMARQRRRAGNGGLGEDERAELVRLRREVAELAMERDVLKRSVALWVKDAMGR
- a CDS encoding WhiB family transcriptional regulator, producing MTVRAWPERQYDDVTDDTSTWRDFARCGEVHPETFFPEQGCSPKAAKRICRRCEVRAECLEYALQRGEPCGVWGGLTERERRRLLYDLAA
- a CDS encoding IS982 family transposase produces the protein MTTELNTLATALYVKIDDAVKASPDLLPWRPKTGIAPALSDAELVTLAVMSALLGFTSERRWVRYAHTELRDMFPYLPGQSGYGKRLRKASGLVLHMIRMLAADTSLWSDDVWLVDSTPVECGRSRETAKRSDLAGWAQYGYCASHSRYFWGLRLHLLCTLGGLPMAFALTGAKADERETLLGMLDSAPEMVAARPGQTIIADKNYYGRAFEQALTERDLRLLRPARKGEPERAGARLFKPLRQTIESINQTFKGQLDLERHGARTPAGVIIRVLTRILALTAAIWHNDKTGQPIKRSLIAYDH